Proteins encoded together in one Myxococcales bacterium window:
- a CDS encoding serine/threonine protein kinase has product MADSTENTPDLAVSLGRSGSLGSSPSDVFLRELADTGGVTGEALVPGAVLDRFVVRRMLGRGGMGVVYEARDERLGRDVAIKLLDARHVDRPERRKRFAREARAAAAVTHPNVARVLEVGDGDAGTYLVFELVPGPTLRALLAEGPLPVARCAEIGAALAGALAAAHEAGVVHRDLKPENVIVEGGVTPKILDFGLAKVSVPEGSGSGSDVVTVEGHVLGSPGYMSPEQALGKPCGPASDVFSLGVVLFELATGKRPFSGTTAMEAIVSTTRDAAPDACALRPEVPRAFAALVASCLAKEPAARPSARELEARLSAPLARGAAEGEAEPAVARGPTDETDGAETSFRVVSRETPFEAAVATGAPSRPAKGPLVAASLLAIGLAAGLFVFASSGPSPAHEPPRPSPVAAAPNPPAPKDTAAPKVESGPSPAPSSSPSSAPAMAPSQASPVKATNVHAAPIARPTGSALASAPPLAPVPAPSAKPAPTATLAAPSFSERK; this is encoded by the coding sequence ATGGCTGACTCGACCGAGAATACCCCCGACCTGGCCGTCTCCCTCGGGCGCTCGGGCTCGCTCGGCTCGTCGCCTTCCGACGTCTTCTTGCGCGAGCTTGCCGACACGGGCGGGGTGACGGGCGAAGCGCTCGTGCCGGGCGCCGTCCTCGACAGGTTCGTAGTACGACGCATGCTCGGGCGCGGCGGTATGGGCGTCGTGTACGAGGCCCGCGACGAGCGCCTCGGCCGCGACGTGGCCATCAAGCTGCTCGACGCGCGCCACGTCGATCGCCCCGAGCGTCGCAAGCGCTTCGCGAGGGAGGCGCGTGCCGCCGCCGCGGTCACGCACCCGAACGTCGCGCGGGTGCTCGAGGTGGGCGACGGCGACGCGGGCACCTACCTCGTGTTCGAGCTCGTCCCGGGGCCTACGCTCCGCGCCTTGCTCGCCGAAGGTCCGCTCCCGGTCGCGCGATGCGCGGAGATCGGCGCGGCGCTCGCGGGTGCGCTCGCGGCGGCGCACGAGGCGGGCGTCGTGCATCGGGATCTCAAGCCCGAGAACGTGATCGTCGAGGGCGGGGTGACCCCGAAAATCTTGGATTTTGGCCTCGCCAAGGTGAGCGTCCCCGAGGGCTCCGGCTCGGGCTCCGACGTGGTCACCGTCGAGGGCCACGTGCTCGGCAGCCCCGGGTACATGTCGCCCGAGCAGGCCCTCGGCAAGCCTTGTGGCCCGGCGAGTGACGTGTTTTCCCTCGGCGTCGTGCTCTTCGAGCTCGCGACGGGCAAGCGCCCCTTCTCGGGCACGACGGCCATGGAGGCCATCGTCTCGACCACCCGCGACGCCGCTCCCGACGCCTGCGCGCTTCGGCCCGAGGTGCCGCGCGCCTTCGCCGCTCTCGTCGCGTCGTGCCTCGCCAAAGAGCCCGCCGCGCGCCCCTCCGCCCGAGAGCTCGAGGCGCGCCTCTCCGCTCCGCTCGCGCGTGGTGCAGCCGAGGGCGAAGCGGAGCCTGCCGTCGCACGCGGCCCGACCGACGAGACGGACGGCGCCGAGACGAGCTTCCGCGTGGTCTCGCGCGAGACACCCTTCGAGGCGGCCGTGGCGACGGGAGCGCCGTCTCGCCCGGCCAAAGGGCCGCTCGTGGCTGCTTCGTTGCTCGCCATTGGGCTCGCGGCCGGTCTCTTCGTCTTCGCGAGTTCGGGGCCCTCGCCTGCGCACGAGCCCCCGCGCCCTTCTCCCGTCGCGGCCGCGCCGAATCCACCCGCTCCCAAGGACACCGCCGCGCCGAAGGTGGAGTCAGGCCCGAGCCCAGCACCCTCGAGCTCGCCTTCGAGCGCGCCCGCGATGGCGCCTTCGCAGGCGTCTCCCGTGAAGGCCACGAACGTGCATGCTGCACCTATCGCACGCCCGACGGGCAGCGCTCTCGCCTCGGCCCCTCCGCTGGCGCCCGTCCCCGCGCCCTCGGCAAAGCCCGCGCCCACCGCGACGCTCGCCGCGCCCTCGTTCTCCGAGCGTAAATGA
- a CDS encoding tetratricopeptide repeat protein: MALVSLGLARVAHAQEAPTPEAQAMAAALFDQGRALMEEEKYAEACPRLAESQRLDPGGGTLLNLAECRRREGKTATAHALFAEALAVARRDRRDDRIEVCKAALAELAPKLANVRLVVPARARVPGLVVRLAGVAVPEVAFGAPLAVDPGDVPLEVSAPKYVTQAFVARVTEAAHVDVDVPVLAPRPPERLAPPAPPPAPRASDAEPVRPFALTAMARLDVDGAFRGAVAYLGIGVRLADVAEVSVGPLLGATSGFEPGLRALLPTGRVRPYATLGVPVFVRDVPRAGLRAGAGVEVGLVPHLSLAAQASFVGFPEPGASEAKAFVPAVAAVGVF, encoded by the coding sequence GTGGCGCTCGTGTCCCTCGGCCTCGCGCGGGTCGCGCACGCCCAAGAGGCCCCCACGCCCGAGGCCCAAGCCATGGCCGCCGCGCTCTTCGATCAGGGCCGCGCGCTCATGGAGGAAGAGAAGTACGCCGAGGCCTGCCCGCGCCTCGCCGAGAGCCAGCGCCTCGACCCGGGGGGAGGCACGCTCCTGAACCTCGCCGAGTGTCGGAGACGCGAAGGCAAGACGGCGACGGCCCACGCGCTCTTCGCCGAGGCCCTCGCGGTGGCGCGGCGCGATCGTCGCGACGATCGCATCGAGGTCTGCAAGGCGGCGCTCGCCGAGCTCGCCCCCAAGCTCGCCAACGTGCGCCTCGTCGTTCCCGCGCGCGCCCGTGTGCCGGGGCTGGTCGTGCGGCTCGCCGGTGTGGCCGTGCCCGAGGTCGCGTTCGGCGCACCCCTGGCCGTCGATCCGGGCGACGTGCCGCTCGAGGTCTCGGCCCCGAAGTACGTCACGCAGGCGTTCGTCGCGCGTGTCACCGAAGCCGCCCACGTCGACGTCGACGTCCCCGTCCTCGCCCCTCGGCCCCCCGAACGCCTAGCGCCGCCCGCGCCGCCTCCCGCCCCGAGAGCCTCCGACGCCGAGCCCGTTCGGCCCTTTGCGCTCACCGCCATGGCACGTCTCGATGTCGACGGCGCGTTCCGAGGCGCGGTCGCGTACTTGGGTATCGGTGTGCGTCTCGCCGACGTGGCGGAGGTCTCGGTGGGGCCCCTCCTCGGCGCCACGAGCGGGTTCGAGCCAGGGCTCCGCGCGCTCCTCCCCACGGGCCGCGTGCGCCCCTACGCGACGCTCGGCGTCCCCGTGTTCGTGCGTGACGTACCACGTGCGGGCCTCCGCGCCGGCGCGGGGGTCGAGGTCGGTCTCGTGCCCCACCTGTCCCTCGCGGCCCAAGCGTCGTTCGTGGGCTTTCCGGAACCGGGAGCCTCGGAGGCCAAGGCGTTCGTGCCCGCGGTGGCGGCAGTCGGGGTGTTCTAG
- a CDS encoding transposase, whose product MSNPRRIVAGTTYLVTRRTTRRHFLLNPDRKRVLFAVYWYATALLAAEFGIEIHAVQILSNHMHEVLTDTRGQLPTFLQQRNRLMANAIKELLAWPGEVFSREGASVVALYGDDAVVQKIGYTLANAVEAGLVARPEDWPGVTLAATDIGTRTIRVSRPKVYFDAENKRWPEAAEISITVPPSLEAHAGHEGARARIVAAVESAVEKARVTARRAGKVVRSAEWIFAVPHTTRATSYEKAGERNPSFAAGGNVELATMAARVRAAFLGAYREALRAFHSGVRDVFFPNGTWRWARDLGVNVVSTT is encoded by the coding sequence ATGTCCAACCCTCGTCGCATCGTCGCCGGCACCACGTACCTCGTCACCCGCCGGACGACTCGCCGTCACTTTCTCCTCAACCCGGATAGGAAGCGCGTCCTCTTCGCCGTCTACTGGTACGCCACTGCGCTCTTGGCCGCCGAGTTCGGCATCGAGATCCACGCGGTGCAGATCCTCTCGAACCATATGCACGAGGTGCTGACGGACACACGGGGGCAGCTGCCGACGTTCCTACAGCAAAGAAACCGACTGATGGCGAACGCCATCAAGGAGCTCCTCGCGTGGCCCGGAGAGGTGTTCTCGCGGGAAGGCGCGAGCGTGGTGGCGCTCTACGGAGACGACGCCGTGGTGCAGAAGATCGGGTACACGCTCGCGAACGCGGTGGAGGCGGGGCTCGTCGCGCGCCCCGAAGACTGGCCCGGCGTCACGCTCGCGGCGACCGACATCGGCACGCGCACCATCCGCGTCTCGCGGCCGAAGGTGTACTTCGACGCGGAGAACAAGCGGTGGCCCGAGGCGGCGGAGATCTCCATCACGGTGCCGCCGTCGCTCGAGGCGCACGCGGGGCACGAAGGTGCGCGCGCACGCATCGTCGCGGCTGTCGAGAGCGCGGTCGAGAAGGCGCGTGTCACGGCGCGGAGGGCAGGGAAGGTCGTGCGATCGGCCGAGTGGATTTTCGCGGTGCCGCACACGACGCGCGCGACGTCGTACGAGAAGGCAGGGGAGCGGAACCCGTCGTTCGCGGCGGGCGGGAACGTGGAGCTGGCGACGATGGCCGCGAGGGTTCGGGCTGCGTTTCTGGGAGCCTACCGGGAAGCGCTTCGGGCGTTCCACAGCGGCGTCCGGGATGTCTTCTTCCCCAACGGGACGTGGCGGTGGGCTAGAGACCTCGGCGTCAACGTAGTTTCAACCACTTAG
- a CDS encoding glycosyltransferase family 39 protein: protein MKDDPVATNDRTSSPEAEAEAEARTSAKDGAKDGAKRGKDSAKESAKDGAKETSRPRRPGDLEGKDHAIGLGIAAVYVGWLLATARTLGFCRDEGFYFNASSRYAQWFRVLFERPGDALKRPFIDSLWSANHEHPSLMKSLFGLSYMYLHEKWKLVADASTAFRLPAMLMMGLAIYVTYLFGAQAYSRRAGAIGAALLGLMPNVFYHAHIACFDVPIMAMWTACIYVYWRSAKDGGLGWAIFAGIMYGLTLETKHNAWMLPGVFLPHAFVMARDEVSKDLKAGKIAFPASLVAMATLGPLVFVALWPWMWNDTLPRWQEYFAFHMNHEYYNMEFLGKNYFGPPSPKGYMPLMILATVPTVTLLLSGIGVVERGLADLRRFVGVAAESLGKKAPAFASPRASSVPVHDDKAETTVLFLLSAAVPLAVFLLPRTPVFGGTKHWITAYPFLMIFAGRGFDLVCKKAEEALSGKLDTMKRNALPWALAAACLVGPIVYTQHSHPFGLTSYVPVVGGAPGAADLGLNRQFWGFTTQSLDPWLRAHAPEGSSLYLHDTAWDAWIRLVDEKRIRPDIRGVGSPGEADFAIVHHELHMAEVDYNIWSEYGHVAPAYVLTHDGVPVISLHARRLPPDAHPLAP from the coding sequence ATGAAAGACGACCCCGTGGCCACGAACGACCGCACGAGCTCGCCCGAGGCCGAAGCCGAAGCCGAAGCGCGCACGAGCGCGAAAGACGGCGCGAAAGACGGCGCGAAGCGCGGCAAAGACAGCGCGAAGGAGAGCGCGAAAGACGGCGCGAAGGAGACCTCCCGCCCCCGTCGCCCCGGCGATCTCGAGGGCAAAGATCACGCGATCGGGCTCGGCATCGCGGCGGTCTACGTCGGGTGGCTCTTGGCCACGGCGCGCACCCTCGGCTTTTGCCGCGACGAGGGCTTCTATTTCAACGCGTCGAGCCGCTACGCCCAGTGGTTCCGCGTCCTCTTCGAGCGCCCCGGCGACGCCCTGAAGCGCCCCTTCATCGACTCGCTCTGGTCCGCGAACCACGAGCACCCGTCGCTCATGAAGAGCCTCTTCGGGCTCTCGTACATGTACCTCCACGAGAAGTGGAAGCTCGTCGCCGACGCGAGCACGGCCTTCCGCTTGCCCGCGATGCTCATGATGGGCCTCGCGATCTACGTGACGTACCTCTTCGGCGCGCAGGCCTACTCGCGTCGCGCGGGGGCCATCGGCGCGGCGCTCCTCGGCCTCATGCCGAACGTCTTCTACCACGCGCACATCGCCTGCTTCGACGTGCCCATCATGGCCATGTGGACGGCCTGCATCTACGTGTACTGGCGCTCCGCGAAGGACGGCGGCCTCGGCTGGGCGATCTTCGCGGGCATCATGTACGGCCTCACCCTCGAGACGAAGCACAACGCCTGGATGTTGCCCGGCGTCTTCTTGCCGCACGCCTTCGTCATGGCGCGCGACGAGGTCTCGAAGGACCTCAAGGCCGGCAAAATCGCCTTCCCCGCGTCGCTCGTCGCCATGGCCACGCTCGGGCCTCTGGTGTTCGTCGCGCTGTGGCCGTGGATGTGGAACGACACCCTGCCGCGCTGGCAGGAGTACTTCGCGTTCCATATGAACCACGAGTACTACAACATGGAATTTCTCGGCAAAAACTACTTCGGGCCGCCTTCGCCCAAGGGGTACATGCCGCTCATGATCCTCGCCACCGTGCCCACGGTCACGCTGCTCCTCTCGGGCATCGGTGTCGTCGAGCGCGGCCTCGCCGACCTCCGCCGCTTCGTCGGTGTCGCGGCCGAATCGCTAGGAAAAAAGGCGCCCGCGTTCGCTTCGCCCCGCGCCTCGTCCGTGCCCGTGCACGACGACAAAGCCGAGACGACGGTGCTCTTCCTGCTCTCGGCCGCCGTCCCGCTCGCCGTGTTCTTGCTGCCGCGCACGCCCGTCTTCGGCGGCACCAAACACTGGATTACGGCCTACCCGTTCCTCATGATCTTCGCGGGGCGAGGCTTCGATCTCGTCTGCAAGAAGGCCGAAGAGGCGCTCTCCGGCAAGCTCGACACGATGAAGCGAAATGCGCTGCCGTGGGCCCTCGCCGCAGCGTGCCTCGTCGGCCCCATCGTCTACACGCAGCACTCGCATCCCTTCGGGCTCACGTCGTACGTGCCGGTCGTCGGGGGAGCGCCGGGCGCGGCCGATCTGGGCCTCAATCGGCAGTTCTGGGGCTTCACGACCCAGAGCCTCGACCCGTGGCTCCGCGCGCACGCGCCCGAGGGCTCGTCGCTCTATTTGCACGACACCGCGTGGGACGCATGGATTCGCCTCGTCGACGAGAAGCGCATCCGCCCCGACATCCGCGGCGTCGGCTCCCCCGGCGAGGCCGACTTCGCCATCGTCCACCACGAGCTTCACATGGCCGAGGTCGACTACAACATCTGGAGCGAGTACGGCCACGTGGCACCCGCCTACGTGCTCACCCACGACGGCGTCCCCGTCATCAGCCTCCACGCCCGCAGGCTCCCGCCCGACGCCCACCCGCTCGCCCCCTGA
- a CDS encoding CDGSH iron-sulfur domain-containing protein: protein MADPSVIKFFENGPICVREPCKLVDQKTGREIVPKRFPVYLCRCGASQRKPFCDGAHNARGFDGTCHPTADE from the coding sequence ATGGCCGATCCGAGCGTCATCAAGTTCTTCGAAAACGGGCCCATCTGCGTGCGCGAGCCGTGCAAGCTCGTCGACCAAAAGACGGGGCGCGAGATCGTGCCGAAGCGCTTCCCGGTGTACTTGTGCCGGTGCGGCGCGAGCCAACGAAAGCCGTTCTGCGACGGCGCCCACAACGCGCGCGGGTTCGACGGCACCTGCCACCCGACCGCCGACGAGTGA
- a CDS encoding RNA methyltransferase, which produces MRRKSEGVRNADELVPELVRRVERHDPVKVIETLEPFVRQERRDRILSVLNARLASVAVVFDSPYDPHNGAAVLRSCEAFGVQYLHVIERDRPFLAATSVARGSEKWVDIVRHPTVSDTVSRLKSDGYTLVGTHPEGELEPDALTDIPRVAVVLGSEREGIAEELSAACTHRVRVPMRGFVESLNVSVTAAILLAFAIRGRPGDLPPDEVRRLYARGLYFSVDRARELFGDPV; this is translated from the coding sequence ATGCGGCGAAAGAGCGAAGGGGTGCGGAACGCCGACGAGCTCGTCCCGGAGCTCGTGCGCCGCGTCGAGCGCCACGACCCGGTGAAGGTCATCGAGACCCTCGAGCCCTTCGTGCGCCAAGAGCGGCGGGACCGCATCCTGTCGGTGCTGAACGCCCGGCTCGCGAGCGTGGCCGTCGTGTTCGACTCGCCCTACGATCCGCACAACGGCGCGGCCGTGCTCCGCTCGTGCGAGGCGTTCGGGGTGCAGTACCTCCACGTCATCGAGCGCGATCGCCCGTTCTTGGCCGCCACGAGCGTGGCCCGGGGCTCCGAGAAGTGGGTCGACATCGTCCGTCACCCCACCGTCTCGGATACCGTTTCTCGTTTGAAATCCGATGGTTACACCCTCGTAGGCACCCACCCCGAGGGGGAGCTCGAGCCGGACGCGCTGACCGACATCCCGCGCGTGGCGGTGGTGCTCGGGAGCGAGCGCGAGGGCATCGCCGAGGAGCTGTCGGCGGCGTGCACGCACAGGGTCCGCGTGCCGATGCGGGGCTTCGTCGAGAGCTTGAACGTGAGCGTCACGGCGGCGATCTTGCTCGCGTTCGCCATCCGAGGGAGGCCCGGGGATCTTCCGCCCGACGAGGTGCGGAGGCTTTACGCGCGTGGGCTCTACTTCTCGGTCGACCGCGCCCGCGAGCTCTTCGGCGACCCCGTGTGA
- a CDS encoding translocation/assembly module TamB domain-containing protein: MATFRGAARRPSMRPSFASILPPRRKKRSIPWGRAIARFFCVILALVGVVPVGLAALAKSAYVRGLISRETAKLAKSQGIVARYDVGISFVPLAIELTNVRVESSDGKGPFLEAKRAVAKPRLFALMAGKLDIDQIEVESPKARVVLRDGKLANLAVEIPESKEKKPFRAPFNVISVSDADVDLVVDDVLHLTLQEVDADVAAEEPDAVSASELEIAVRAAVIKSRWRRGVDPKKPEEIDAEDDMLCDLDARVRIENDKILVRRFSTQGGADLDPEGDTFTGCNLPNDDKRKVEVAIHQTTILLPEPGKTFPRVDGRVLVRAPIALASRAPGAPDTDGWVRLEGELKFSSADELPDFDGTILAEGVRIDHFTIAQQIKGDLVLHKDPDPKRSGSQVVESKKMLVKIAGGEVALTNVKVRPLEPASADALSASVDVRNVDFVRLMAELGVSQHAHVRWDILEANVPHFGGSFAPLKLDGDFVARTGVFEAFDSAVDNPKRVRAVGLKEAQIKSHLAVRPDGVSFVSPRLVTPSSVVDGNLVFIGYAGGLRVDVPNARVDLEEISPIGNIVMKGFAEVKVDVFGSQGDPKIDGDVKKITGFELADLKLGDIEGGHVELRGMALDLTDVRGSKGKSHFLMPTGRLDFGGPASMRMDATITTEDMRLKEPDRTRDKPTDHGLLSIFNLAQDPRFAPIDGKIAATTQVHVALGGPEDQCGGGFISVVAKANVRDVLLFGEKFEDGHADFEYRWYDPKAGIDGAELFVRAMTLHKVHREGKGPVGSAIGSMQLLRGGELRGSLTLDGLPLSRVDGLSAVLPGVDGAASVVARLGGRTNAISVTADAEITPIRFRGKKLGQSHVHFEMVPAQPKPTEVRGHTKCGAPIGPPFDPQAYLADTSSAGDFVFDGELFDHQIKLDNLTISREKSQNFSGKVLFRKVDLGLVLGMASYSPKASDETDVLDPLETTGGELSADMTIDKLRFEDLANARVTFAPKSLSFFRDKQRIVWQPAPVQIVYADDAISLPPLGFELASGNGLKGAFMLTGDLSRVSSKDPKLDLRAELLPVDLGIFTGVVPKLTRASGKLSGAVRVTGRALQPDVEGEVKVRGGELAIQGLPSVISDVNVDIVADDEEIRVTRAKAGFAGGEVEVTGRAPLRGNLLGSMEARVVSRGLQLKPADGISATIGTDARITYNALAAGTGSAKLPHVSGEILVASLEYTRPMEIDVNDALRGGAQRTEVKGYDPTLDSVVFGPDLVIRAKAPLRIRNNLIETQLSLGPQGLAVTGTNQRFGLRGEMRALPGGRVHLLANDFDVQQAVIKFDDASKIVPYIDIVATTDYRRFSSGSALNAQSVTGRNGASWRINLHVYGAYGGDEPLRLDMTADPALSREDIFLLLTVGLTRTEFDQARLGDLGTAVGGAFANATGADRAVKQAVNVIDDFRFGSAYSPRTGRTEPQITVGRRLSDDVRASVTKSFTDDQLRGNVEWRLSRTTSVQANADNVNNSASGSFPNIGLDFRFRLQFE, encoded by the coding sequence TTGGCTACGTTTCGGGGGGCGGCCCGCCGCCCGTCCATGCGCCCCTCGTTCGCCTCGATTTTGCCGCCTCGGCGGAAGAAGCGGTCCATTCCGTGGGGCAGGGCGATCGCGCGGTTTTTCTGCGTGATCCTGGCGCTCGTAGGGGTGGTGCCCGTGGGGCTCGCGGCGCTCGCCAAGTCCGCGTACGTGCGCGGGCTCATCTCCCGCGAGACGGCGAAGCTCGCGAAGAGCCAAGGCATCGTCGCCCGGTACGACGTGGGCATCTCGTTCGTGCCGCTCGCGATCGAGCTCACGAACGTGCGCGTCGAGTCGAGCGACGGCAAGGGCCCGTTCCTCGAGGCGAAGCGCGCCGTCGCGAAGCCGCGGCTCTTCGCCCTCATGGCCGGCAAGCTCGACATCGACCAGATCGAGGTCGAGTCTCCGAAGGCGCGCGTCGTGCTCCGGGACGGGAAGCTCGCGAACCTCGCCGTCGAGATCCCCGAGTCGAAAGAGAAGAAGCCCTTCCGCGCGCCCTTCAACGTCATCAGCGTGAGCGACGCCGACGTGGACCTCGTGGTCGACGACGTGCTCCACCTCACCCTGCAGGAGGTCGACGCCGACGTGGCCGCCGAAGAGCCCGACGCGGTGTCGGCCTCCGAGCTCGAGATCGCCGTCCGCGCCGCCGTGATCAAGTCGCGCTGGCGCCGCGGCGTCGACCCGAAGAAGCCCGAGGAGATCGACGCCGAGGACGACATGCTCTGCGACCTCGACGCCCGGGTGCGCATCGAGAACGACAAAATCCTGGTGCGCCGCTTCTCGACCCAGGGCGGCGCCGATCTCGATCCCGAGGGCGACACGTTCACGGGCTGCAACCTCCCGAACGACGACAAACGAAAGGTCGAGGTCGCGATCCACCAGACGACGATCCTCCTCCCCGAGCCCGGCAAGACGTTCCCCCGCGTCGATGGCCGCGTGCTCGTGCGGGCCCCCATCGCCCTCGCCTCCCGCGCCCCCGGCGCGCCCGACACCGACGGCTGGGTGAGGCTCGAGGGCGAGCTCAAGTTCTCCTCGGCCGACGAGCTCCCCGACTTCGACGGAACCATCCTCGCCGAGGGCGTGCGCATCGACCACTTCACGATCGCCCAGCAAATCAAGGGTGATCTCGTGCTCCACAAAGACCCGGACCCGAAGCGCTCCGGGTCGCAGGTGGTCGAGAGCAAGAAGATGCTCGTCAAGATCGCCGGCGGCGAGGTCGCCTTGACGAACGTGAAGGTGCGCCCCCTCGAGCCCGCCAGCGCCGACGCCCTCTCGGCCTCGGTCGACGTACGCAACGTCGACTTCGTGCGCCTCATGGCGGAGCTCGGCGTGTCGCAGCACGCCCACGTAAGGTGGGACATCCTCGAGGCGAACGTGCCCCACTTCGGCGGCTCCTTCGCGCCGCTCAAGCTCGACGGCGATTTCGTCGCGCGCACCGGGGTGTTCGAGGCCTTCGACTCGGCGGTCGACAACCCGAAGCGCGTCCGCGCCGTCGGGCTCAAAGAAGCCCAGATCAAGAGCCACCTCGCCGTGCGCCCCGACGGGGTGAGCTTCGTGAGCCCGCGCCTCGTCACGCCGAGCAGCGTGGTCGACGGCAACCTCGTCTTCATCGGCTACGCCGGCGGGCTCCGGGTGGACGTGCCCAACGCGCGCGTCGACCTCGAAGAGATCTCCCCCATCGGCAACATCGTCATGAAGGGCTTCGCCGAGGTGAAGGTCGACGTCTTCGGCTCCCAGGGAGATCCGAAGATCGACGGCGACGTGAAGAAGATCACGGGCTTCGAGCTCGCCGATCTCAAGCTCGGGGACATCGAAGGCGGCCACGTCGAGCTGCGCGGCATGGCGCTCGACCTCACCGACGTCCGCGGCTCGAAGGGCAAGAGCCACTTCCTCATGCCCACCGGCAGGCTCGACTTCGGCGGCCCGGCGTCCATGCGGATGGACGCCACGATCACGACCGAGGACATGCGCCTCAAAGAGCCCGACCGCACCCGCGACAAACCCACCGACCACGGGCTCCTCTCGATCTTCAACCTCGCCCAAGACCCACGCTTCGCCCCGATCGACGGAAAGATCGCGGCCACCACGCAGGTCCACGTCGCCCTCGGCGGGCCCGAGGACCAGTGCGGCGGCGGCTTCATCTCGGTCGTCGCCAAGGCGAACGTGAGGGACGTGCTCCTCTTCGGCGAGAAGTTCGAGGACGGTCACGCCGACTTCGAATACCGCTGGTACGACCCGAAGGCCGGCATCGACGGGGCCGAGCTCTTCGTGCGCGCCATGACGCTCCACAAGGTGCACCGCGAGGGCAAGGGGCCCGTGGGCTCCGCCATCGGCTCGATGCAGCTCCTCCGCGGCGGCGAGCTCCGAGGGAGCCTCACCCTCGACGGCCTCCCGCTCTCTCGAGTCGACGGTCTGTCCGCCGTGCTGCCCGGGGTCGACGGCGCCGCCTCGGTCGTGGCGCGCCTCGGCGGGAGGACGAACGCCATCTCCGTCACGGCCGACGCCGAGATCACCCCCATTCGTTTTCGTGGAAAGAAGCTCGGGCAGTCGCACGTGCACTTCGAGATGGTCCCTGCCCAGCCCAAGCCGACCGAGGTGCGCGGCCACACCAAGTGCGGCGCCCCGATCGGGCCCCCGTTCGACCCGCAGGCCTACCTCGCCGACACCTCGTCCGCGGGCGATTTCGTCTTCGACGGGGAGCTCTTCGATCACCAGATCAAGCTCGATAACCTCACGATCTCACGAGAGAAATCGCAGAACTTTTCCGGCAAGGTGCTCTTCCGCAAGGTCGACCTCGGCCTCGTGCTCGGGATGGCGTCGTACTCCCCGAAGGCGAGCGACGAGACCGACGTGCTCGACCCGCTCGAGACGACCGGCGGCGAGCTCTCGGCCGACATGACGATCGACAAGCTTCGGTTCGAGGATCTCGCGAACGCGCGCGTCACCTTCGCGCCGAAGTCGCTCTCCTTCTTCCGGGACAAGCAGCGGATCGTGTGGCAGCCGGCGCCGGTCCAGATCGTCTACGCCGACGACGCCATCTCCCTGCCGCCGCTCGGCTTCGAGCTGGCCTCGGGCAACGGGCTCAAGGGCGCGTTCATGCTCACGGGCGATCTGTCGCGTGTCTCGAGCAAAGATCCGAAGCTCGATCTGCGCGCCGAGCTCCTCCCGGTCGACCTGGGCATCTTCACCGGGGTCGTCCCGAAGCTCACGCGCGCCTCGGGCAAGCTCTCGGGCGCGGTGCGGGTGACGGGCCGCGCCCTCCAACCCGACGTCGAGGGCGAGGTGAAGGTGCGCGGCGGCGAGCTCGCCATCCAAGGGCTCCCCAGCGTCATCTCGGACGTGAACGTCGACATCGTCGCCGACGACGAAGAGATCCGCGTGACACGCGCGAAGGCCGGCTTCGCGGGGGGCGAGGTCGAGGTGACCGGGCGCGCTCCGCTGCGCGGAAATTTGCTGGGATCCATGGAAGCGCGGGTCGTCTCGCGCGGGCTCCAGCTGAAGCCTGCGGATGGCATCTCGGCCACGATCGGCACCGACGCCCGCATCACGTACAACGCGCTCGCCGCCGGGACGGGAAGCGCCAAGCTCCCCCACGTCTCCGGTGAGATCCTGGTGGCGTCGCTCGAGTACACGCGCCCCATGGAGATCGACGTCAACGACGCGCTCCGCGGCGGTGCCCAGCGCACCGAGGTCAAAGGCTACGACCCGACGCTCGACTCGGTGGTCTTCGGCCCCGACTTGGTCATTCGCGCCAAGGCGCCCCTTCGCATCCGCAACAACCTCATCGAGACGCAGCTCTCGCTCGGCCCCCAGGGGCTCGCGGTCACCGGCACGAACCAACGCTTCGGGCTCCGCGGGGAGATGCGCGCGCTCCCGGGCGGGCGTGTGCACCTCCTCGCGAACGACTTCGACGTCCAACAGGCCGTCATCAAATTCGACGACGCCTCGAAGATCGTGCCCTACATCGACATCGTCGCCACCACCGACTACCGCCGCTTCTCGAGCGGCAGCGCCCTGAACGCCCAGAGCGTCACGGGCCGCAACGGCGCGTCGTGGCGTATCAACCTGCACGTGTACGGCGCCTACGGAGGCGACGAGCCCCTCCGCCTCGACATGACGGCCGACCCGGCGCTCTCCCGCGAGGACATCTTCTTGCTGCTCACCGTCGGCCTCACTCGAACCGAGTTCGATCAGGCGCGCCTCGGCGATCTCGGCACCGCGGTCGGCGGGGCCTTCGCGAACGCGACCGGCGCGGATCGCGCGGTAAAACAAGCCGTGAACGTCATCGACGACTTCCGCTTCGGTAGCGCGTACTCCCCCCGCACGGGGCGCACCGAGCCGCAGATCACGGTCGGGCGGCGCCTCTCCGACGACGTCCGCGCGTCGGTCACGAAGAGCTTCACCGACGACCAGCTCCGAGGCAACGTCGAGTGGCGCCTGTCGAGGACCACGAGCGTGCAGGCGAACGCGGACAACGTGAACAACTCGGCCTCGGGCTCGTTCCCCAACATCGGCTTGGACTTCCGCTTCCGGCTCCAATTCGAGTGA